A portion of the Flavobacterium magnum genome contains these proteins:
- the hflX gene encoding GTPase HflX, whose translation MLEKEKINFEKTVIVGIITQTQSEEKLTEYLDELEFLTFTAGGEVVRRFSQKMERPNPKTFVGTGKMEEIHSYIIEHGVATVIFDDELSPSQQKNITKILNCKVLDRTNLILDIFAQRAETSYARTQVELAQCQYLLPRLSGMWTHLERQKGGIGMRGPGETEIETDRRIVRDRISLLKDKIKVIDKQMSVQRSNRGAMVRVALVGYTNVGKSTLMNVISKSEVFVENKLFATLDTTVRKVVIKNLPFLLSDTVGFIRKLPTQLVDSFKSTLDEVREADLLLHVVDISHPDFEDHIESVNQILADIKSDGKPTIMVFNKIDAYKHLTIDEDDLMTEKTTKHYTLEEWKQTWMSQLGAKNALFISAVNKENFEEFRERVYEAVREIHITRFPYNKFLYPDYKDAVDKE comes from the coding sequence ATGCTCGAGAAAGAAAAAATTAATTTTGAAAAGACGGTCATCGTCGGAATTATTACCCAAACCCAAAGCGAGGAAAAGCTCACCGAATACCTCGACGAGCTCGAATTCCTGACCTTCACCGCAGGCGGCGAGGTGGTGCGGCGTTTTTCACAGAAGATGGAACGCCCGAACCCCAAAACTTTTGTAGGCACCGGAAAGATGGAAGAAATCCACTCCTATATTATAGAACATGGCGTGGCCACCGTAATCTTCGACGACGAGCTGTCTCCGTCACAACAGAAGAACATAACAAAAATCCTGAATTGCAAGGTCCTTGACCGCACAAACCTGATCCTCGACATTTTTGCCCAAAGGGCAGAAACCTCCTACGCGCGCACCCAGGTAGAACTCGCACAATGCCAGTACCTGTTGCCGCGCCTCTCCGGGATGTGGACGCACCTCGAGCGACAGAAAGGTGGTATCGGGATGCGTGGCCCAGGAGAAACAGAGATTGAAACCGACCGCCGTATCGTGCGGGACCGGATTTCGCTGCTCAAGGATAAGATCAAGGTCATCGACAAACAAATGTCAGTGCAGCGCAGCAACCGCGGCGCGATGGTTCGCGTGGCACTGGTGGGTTATACCAATGTAGGCAAATCGACGCTGATGAATGTCATCAGCAAAAGCGAGGTTTTTGTAGAAAACAAGCTGTTTGCCACGCTCGACACCACGGTACGGAAAGTCGTCATCAAAAACCTGCCGTTCCTGTTATCGGACACGGTAGGGTTTATACGCAAGCTGCCTACACAACTTGTTGATTCCTTCAAGAGCACGCTTGATGAAGTGCGTGAAGCCGACCTGTTGCTGCATGTTGTAGACATTTCGCACCCGGATTTTGAAGACCACATCGAATCCGTGAACCAGATCCTTGCCGATATCAAAAGCGACGGGAAACCCACCATTATGGTGTTCAATAAAATCGATGCCTACAAGCACCTCACCATCGATGAAGACGATCTGATGACCGAAAAAACCACGAAGCACTACACGCTCGAGGAGTGGAAACAAACCTGGATGAGCCAGCTTGGGGCGAAGAATGCCTTGTTCATCTCAGCGGTTAATAAAGAAAATTTCGAGGAGTTCCGCGAGCGGGTGTATGAAGCCGTGAGGGAAATTCATATCACGCGGTTTCCGTACAACAAATTCCTGTATCCTGACTATAAGGATGCGGTCGATAAGGAATAA
- a CDS encoding gliding motility-associated C-terminal domain-containing protein — translation MKKIILLFTFLLCSMLGFSQLETFEGGIPSTWAVMNGTNGVGAAQPWILNTTPFPVNRSPYAAHNDTTPPTLNAAYVNREQIGAGNTEEDWLIMNQRQIPANGQLQFWTRLTQIADQGTIYEIRVSTNASQTNQAAYTVLKTWGEDEIIDPTLPIGDYQQVKVDFPVALQGQNVYIAFVRKFTQETGQIGGDRWLIDDVNIVEKCADVTGLDFIPASIASTHVTFTWANPQLSTSFELGVVPAADDFNFVGTPVTVAATNPATYAYSGAPLTPDSTFKVYVRRVCGTGSDTTYSEWAGPFIFTTLPLGSVCIDPLVIPALPYQELNDNTALYGDEVDTAQAANCGTVTPANANYLQGNEVFYSVTATSDVPINVVMTPLGNSPNSSVFVYEGCIGNGGTCLGGVANNTLNVRNFVFNAVSGHTYTIIVSSSTTQPIAYGLLVQEVKCTPMPANLAASPVTTTNAHLTWDAQSYSSWQVAVQPLGTEVPSGDGVAVATNEYDAPVVAATQYQYWVRAECAPGTDIWTPWAGPFPFNSDICEPEHKCNYTFRIGNNGPNGWGNDTVGSRMQIRQNGIVIATLGSQLATGAGPVDVIVPICEGVPFDVFWSKLGSTTQQRQLTIINNHGQTIFTRPAVAGVLNSIVYSDVIAECDTPRCDLTPTNVTIPTASITTTGATINWTAVATTSWDIYIAPVGSPAPDADTVPTYDNITGATTSFTTTDPLQPDHCYEVYVRVNCSPNPSAWSALTADSDFCTLPTCQKPVNPQVTVLSTTAATFTWTPALPAQTDFEILLIPGPNPPSPAPDNVTPATYPIITVPVGGPYTFTATDLTPATIYYGYVRAVCSPTDASVWVPFNVFNSVTCEPVDKCVYKFVLTDIGGGNGNGNGWGNSRMQVRQNGILIQELNLPSGGNATVQVPLCDGVPFDLFWSIAGQNPEQIGVSIQNPFLDVLFTKAPGTGTPSTVLYSSVVECSPAPCSKPTDITVATATILPHSAVITWTDNSNPPSDGYELYVVNTGDPAPTNDPPTPANVTGITGTSYTLTNINGVPLSASTSYTFYIRAVCPGSQVSTWTILTPVTFITTPENNECAFATPVTVNTGIACDAANMATGNTYGANASNPVVSNDMTGAGCEPTAKDVWYSFVATSTSQTIVLSDIVPKPATPGNFKLNYSVFSGSCTGLTRMFCSTTNTNGGTGFIPGNTYYIRVYNAPSVPATQSATFHLCVLTPPTNDECINATPVTVNTGQTCAPANTVSANTFGSTASNPSLTPPLAGTGCGPTSNDIWFSFVAVAPTQIINISNVVSTPANVANLKINYSVFSGSCGALTNLYCSTATASIATGLTVGNIYYIRAYIAPSNSEQSATFDLCITSPPANDECTAAVTVPVNASQYCDAVTSGNTLGATPSNPVLDPVLTGPGCGVPNNDLWYSFTATSTTHMISISNVVPTPATATNVRLNYSVFSGSCGVLVKKYCSTNYISMATGLVPGEVYYIRVYTATTAVDTSATFDLCITSPPSNNECANAISVTPNTGQDCAPVNTVSGYTYGATASLPVLTPPLTGAGCLQANSDIWYSFTASSTSHAITLSNIVRSPSNSTANLNYGVFSGTCDNLTKLYCSTTNSSNATGLTVGQTYYIRVYSTSTSVDQSIKFDLCITSPPVNDDCANAIEAPVNPTSICTDKAYGNTLGATQSTPTITGTGCIGTNDDVWFKFTATNAVHFINVDQLFASSGSVSLHHTLFSGTCDALTTMYCSTAANSVATGLTVGQVYYVRVYTAGTAVGDWSTFSLCVKTPPPPAENEDCSSATAVTVNLNNDCLYTTPGNLIEAGPSTGTPNSPACTGNANDDVWFSFVATSNQHFINLLNVEGTTSNLNHAVYSGNCNSLTRLYCSDANSLNSTSDEFVVGETYYIRVWSNAPTSQIVIFDLCVKSVSTCETATPFCGSQAEQSLLFTNTTGVTPGLGPIACLGSSPNPTFYYLQVGQTGALEFEIRQSTDPNNFPTTGAPGIDVDYVAWGPFTSPSSCDQVAFEDCPSCQNNTTPGAVYPQGNILDCSYDGAPVETLHIPNAVAGEYYLLMITNFNQAPGYIKLFQSNFGEPGTGVSTNLCCDVAAGDDITACGASITLDALADSTSSPSSYQWYLNETLIPGAESSTYDATQSGIYKVVGICGLNQDVDYITVTLLPAIGATTPADYVLCDGDDADGQAPFNLLDVTSQVLVGLVPTDYSVSYHLTADAAANDEPGIDLSTDFLSPTQTIYVRVERISLPTCYEVIPVNLVVTSIDDATITYEAQYCSDAGTISPLTVVTPGTFTATGGLNIAADGTITLTGSEEGLYTITNTTAGACSDTKTADITIVRRHTAGFNYGTAGTLYCKDGGTVSPQFTGNFSQAGTFTVVDGDGNLSIDPNTGQITLATSDAGDYTIKNVVDNGPTCSGDEATATITIVEAATGTIAYNGGPFCKDVTSVAVQNLVTPVSDAGTYSVDIPGLSIGADGTINPSASQANDYVVTYTLDIDGCGIYTTQAAVTIVPESNIEFTAECSGNDFVITALPVNGSFNPALVTYNWTGGTFVSGTATGSIIAKAAPATYTVEVVADGCSTFASIDIDDISCIIQRGISPNNDTKNDSFDLTTLNVKHLSIFNRYGTVVYEFTNYTNQWVGQDNSGDELPDGTYFYVIDKADGEQKTGWVYINR, via the coding sequence ATGAAAAAAATTATTTTATTATTCACCTTCTTACTGTGTTCCATGCTAGGTTTCAGCCAGTTGGAAACGTTTGAAGGGGGGATCCCATCAACATGGGCCGTAATGAACGGCACCAATGGTGTAGGTGCCGCGCAACCCTGGATACTGAACACCACGCCGTTTCCGGTTAACAGGTCTCCTTATGCTGCGCATAACGATACCACGCCACCGACATTAAATGCTGCCTATGTGAACAGGGAGCAGATTGGTGCGGGCAACACTGAAGAAGACTGGCTGATCATGAATCAGCGACAGATTCCTGCCAACGGGCAGTTGCAATTCTGGACACGTCTTACCCAGATCGCTGATCAGGGAACGATATATGAAATTCGTGTGTCGACCAATGCTTCGCAAACCAACCAGGCGGCGTATACCGTACTGAAAACGTGGGGCGAAGACGAAATCATTGACCCGACGCTTCCAATTGGGGATTACCAACAGGTAAAGGTAGATTTCCCTGTGGCACTGCAGGGACAAAACGTATACATAGCATTTGTCAGGAAATTTACTCAGGAGACAGGCCAGATTGGTGGAGACCGTTGGCTTATTGACGATGTCAATATCGTCGAAAAATGTGCTGACGTGACCGGTTTGGATTTTATTCCGGCCTCGATCGCCTCCACCCATGTAACTTTCACCTGGGCCAACCCGCAACTTTCGACCAGTTTTGAACTGGGTGTTGTTCCGGCAGCCGATGATTTTAATTTCGTTGGAACTCCGGTAACTGTTGCCGCGACCAATCCTGCGACCTACGCTTACAGCGGTGCGCCGCTGACACCAGATTCAACTTTTAAGGTTTATGTTCGAAGGGTTTGTGGTACCGGATCCGATACTACATACAGCGAATGGGCAGGTCCGTTTATCTTCACAACCCTGCCGCTCGGCTCGGTATGTATCGACCCGCTCGTAATACCAGCGCTTCCTTACCAGGAACTTAACGACAATACCGCGCTCTACGGAGATGAAGTGGATACGGCCCAGGCCGCAAATTGCGGAACTGTAACCCCTGCGAACGCCAATTACCTGCAGGGTAATGAGGTTTTTTACAGCGTTACGGCTACGTCCGATGTGCCTATTAATGTGGTAATGACGCCTCTTGGTAATTCGCCAAATTCCTCCGTATTCGTTTACGAAGGCTGTATTGGTAATGGCGGTACCTGTTTGGGTGGTGTAGCGAATAACACATTGAACGTAAGGAATTTTGTGTTCAATGCGGTGTCAGGACATACTTACACTATAATTGTGTCTTCCAGCACAACGCAGCCGATTGCTTACGGGCTTTTGGTACAGGAAGTGAAATGTACGCCGATGCCTGCTAATTTAGCTGCCAGTCCGGTCACTACCACCAATGCCCATTTAACATGGGATGCACAAAGTTATTCTTCATGGCAGGTGGCAGTACAGCCTTTGGGTACTGAAGTTCCATCAGGTGATGGGGTTGCGGTAGCTACGAATGAATACGATGCACCTGTCGTTGCGGCCACGCAATACCAATACTGGGTACGTGCGGAATGCGCACCGGGCACTGATATCTGGACGCCATGGGCAGGTCCTTTTCCTTTCAATTCCGACATCTGCGAACCTGAGCACAAGTGCAACTACACTTTCAGGATTGGCAATAACGGTCCAAACGGCTGGGGTAACGATACTGTCGGAAGCCGGATGCAGATCAGGCAAAATGGTATAGTCATTGCAACATTGGGCTCACAGCTTGCTACTGGAGCAGGACCTGTAGACGTTATTGTACCTATATGCGAAGGCGTGCCTTTTGATGTATTCTGGAGTAAATTAGGTTCCACTACGCAGCAACGTCAGTTGACCATCATCAACAACCACGGGCAGACTATTTTTACAAGACCGGCCGTTGCGGGTGTGTTAAACAGCATTGTATATAGTGACGTGATTGCAGAGTGTGATACCCCACGTTGCGATCTTACGCCTACAAATGTCACAATACCTACCGCCAGCATCACGACAACGGGTGCGACAATCAACTGGACGGCAGTGGCGACCACTTCGTGGGACATTTATATTGCTCCCGTGGGAAGCCCTGCTCCTGATGCAGATACCGTACCGACTTATGATAACATCACTGGTGCAACCACCTCGTTTACCACGACAGACCCATTACAACCGGATCACTGTTACGAGGTGTACGTTAGGGTGAACTGTTCACCAAACCCATCTGCATGGTCAGCGTTGACTGCCGATTCGGATTTTTGTACATTGCCAACCTGTCAGAAACCGGTTAACCCACAGGTTACGGTATTGAGTACTACTGCAGCTACATTCACATGGACTCCGGCTTTGCCTGCTCAGACAGATTTTGAAATCCTGCTGATACCCGGCCCAAACCCTCCATCTCCCGCACCGGACAACGTTACACCGGCAACCTACCCGATTATCACTGTGCCTGTTGGAGGTCCGTACACTTTTACCGCGACAGACCTGACACCGGCAACCATTTATTATGGCTATGTAAGGGCCGTATGTTCGCCGACCGACGCGAGTGTATGGGTACCGTTTAACGTATTTAATTCCGTTACCTGTGAACCTGTAGACAAGTGTGTTTACAAATTTGTTCTTACTGACATCGGTGGGGGCAATGGCAACGGAAACGGATGGGGTAACTCAAGGATGCAGGTAAGGCAAAATGGCATCCTGATCCAGGAACTAAACCTGCCCAGCGGTGGAAATGCCACTGTCCAGGTACCTTTGTGCGACGGCGTACCATTCGACTTATTCTGGAGCATCGCAGGACAAAACCCAGAGCAAATCGGGGTTTCAATCCAGAACCCATTCCTTGACGTGCTGTTTACGAAAGCACCCGGAACAGGTACCCCTTCAACGGTCCTTTACAGTTCTGTTGTAGAATGCAGCCCTGCGCCATGTTCCAAACCAACCGACATTACGGTAGCGACCGCAACCATTTTACCGCATAGCGCTGTGATTACATGGACGGATAATTCAAACCCGCCTTCTGATGGCTACGAATTGTACGTAGTAAATACAGGGGATCCGGCGCCAACCAATGACCCTCCTACACCGGCGAACGTCACCGGTATTACAGGAACATCTTATACTTTGACCAATATCAACGGAGTGCCTTTATCGGCCTCCACTTCCTATACTTTTTATATCAGGGCCGTATGTCCTGGTTCACAAGTCAGTACCTGGACCATCCTGACACCAGTCACCTTTATTACGACTCCTGAAAATAATGAATGTGCGTTTGCCACACCGGTAACCGTAAATACAGGTATTGCATGTGACGCCGCCAATATGGCGACAGGAAACACTTACGGGGCCAATGCATCCAATCCGGTTGTCAGCAATGACATGACCGGTGCAGGCTGTGAGCCTACGGCGAAGGATGTATGGTACAGTTTTGTTGCGACATCGACTTCGCAGACAATTGTGCTAAGCGACATTGTCCCTAAACCTGCGACACCAGGCAACTTTAAACTGAATTACAGTGTGTTCTCAGGAAGCTGTACAGGTCTGACAAGAATGTTCTGCAGTACAACCAATACGAATGGTGGAACCGGTTTCATTCCAGGTAACACATACTACATCAGAGTTTACAATGCGCCATCAGTCCCAGCGACGCAATCAGCGACATTCCACCTTTGTGTCTTGACGCCACCGACCAATGACGAATGTATCAATGCCACGCCGGTTACTGTCAATACAGGACAGACTTGCGCTCCTGCAAATACGGTCTCCGCAAATACCTTCGGATCTACTGCGTCTAATCCATCGCTTACGCCGCCGTTGGCCGGAACCGGCTGCGGACCGACTAGCAATGATATTTGGTTTAGTTTTGTTGCGGTTGCACCGACTCAGATTATTAACATCAGCAACGTGGTATCAACTCCCGCCAATGTTGCAAACCTGAAAATAAATTACAGCGTATTTTCCGGAAGTTGCGGCGCGTTGACGAATTTGTATTGCAGTACCGCAACGGCAAGTATCGCAACCGGGCTTACCGTAGGAAACATTTATTACATACGTGCTTACATTGCTCCGTCAAACTCTGAGCAATCAGCTACTTTTGATTTATGCATCACGTCGCCTCCGGCTAATGACGAATGTACCGCAGCAGTTACCGTACCGGTAAATGCAAGTCAATATTGCGATGCAGTGACATCGGGCAATACCCTGGGCGCTACGCCTTCAAACCCGGTACTTGACCCTGTATTGACAGGACCTGGTTGTGGCGTTCCAAACAACGATTTGTGGTACAGCTTCACCGCCACGTCCACAACCCACATGATCAGCATAAGCAATGTCGTGCCTACGCCGGCCACTGCAACCAATGTAAGGTTGAACTACAGCGTATTTTCAGGAAGCTGTGGCGTGCTGGTCAAAAAGTACTGTAGTACCAATTACATCAGTATGGCTACGGGACTGGTTCCTGGCGAAGTGTATTATATAAGGGTGTATACTGCCACGACCGCAGTGGATACTTCTGCAACCTTTGATCTTTGCATTACTTCACCACCATCAAACAATGAATGCGCCAATGCCATTTCCGTAACTCCGAATACCGGACAGGATTGTGCTCCGGTAAATACCGTCTCAGGCTATACATATGGCGCTACGGCTTCGCTGCCTGTGCTGACACCGCCGCTGACCGGCGCCGGTTGTTTGCAGGCCAACAGTGACATTTGGTACAGCTTCACGGCTAGTTCCACTTCACACGCGATAACTTTAAGTAACATCGTAAGATCGCCTTCAAATTCTACTGCCAACCTGAATTATGGAGTTTTCTCAGGAACATGCGACAACCTGACAAAATTGTATTGTAGTACGACGAACAGTTCGAATGCAACAGGTTTGACCGTTGGCCAGACCTATTACATCAGGGTATATTCTACGAGTACCAGCGTCGATCAATCGATCAAGTTTGATTTGTGCATCACCTCTCCGCCGGTCAATGACGATTGTGCCAACGCCATCGAAGCGCCTGTAAATCCTACATCAATATGTACGGATAAGGCTTACGGAAATACCCTGGGAGCAACCCAATCCACGCCAACCATTACCGGCACAGGATGTATTGGTACCAACGATGATGTGTGGTTCAAATTTACAGCGACCAATGCGGTACACTTTATAAACGTAGACCAGCTATTTGCTTCTTCAGGAAGCGTTTCACTGCACCATACATTGTTCTCAGGAACCTGTGACGCATTGACAACGATGTACTGTAGTACTGCTGCCAATAGTGTGGCTACAGGTCTCACCGTCGGACAGGTTTACTATGTGCGTGTCTATACTGCCGGAACTGCAGTGGGAGACTGGAGTACTTTCAGCCTGTGTGTCAAAACCCCACCACCGCCGGCAGAGAATGAGGACTGTTCCTCAGCTACCGCGGTAACAGTGAACTTAAATAATGATTGCTTGTATACCACCCCGGGTAACCTTATTGAGGCGGGTCCTTCTACAGGAACTCCGAACAGCCCGGCGTGTACAGGAAATGCCAATGATGACGTTTGGTTTAGCTTCGTAGCTACGTCAAACCAACATTTTATCAACCTTCTTAATGTTGAAGGTACCACATCCAATCTGAATCATGCGGTGTACTCAGGAAACTGCAACTCGCTTACCCGTTTGTATTGCAGCGATGCCAACTCATTGAACAGTACTTCCGACGAATTCGTTGTCGGTGAGACCTATTACATCAGGGTTTGGTCTAATGCGCCTACAAGCCAGATTGTGATCTTTGACCTTTGTGTTAAATCAGTGTCGACTTGTGAAACTGCGACCCCATTCTGTGGATCTCAAGCAGAACAGTCGCTGTTGTTTACCAATACAACAGGCGTTACACCTGGATTGGGGCCGATTGCCTGTCTGGGTTCTTCGCCAAACCCAACATTCTACTACCTGCAGGTAGGCCAGACCGGAGCACTTGAATTTGAAATCCGACAAAGTACAGATCCGAATAACTTCCCAACAACTGGTGCGCCCGGAATCGACGTGGACTATGTAGCTTGGGGTCCCTTCACGAGCCCGTCGAGCTGTGATCAGGTAGCGTTTGAGGATTGTCCGAGCTGCCAAAACAACACGACGCCAGGAGCAGTTTATCCTCAGGGTAATATCCTGGATTGTAGTTACGACGGTGCACCGGTAGAAACGCTGCACATCCCTAACGCAGTGGCGGGTGAATACTACCTGCTGATGATTACAAACTTCAACCAGGCCCCTGGATACATTAAATTATTCCAGTCTAACTTCGGTGAGCCGGGTACTGGTGTAAGTACGAACTTATGTTGTGATGTAGCAGCCGGAGACGATATTACAGCTTGCGGTGCATCAATTACACTTGACGCGCTTGCTGACTCTACCAGTTCTCCATCGAGCTACCAATGGTACCTAAACGAAACATTAATTCCAGGAGCGGAAAGTTCTACATATGATGCTACCCAATCCGGAATTTACAAAGTTGTCGGAATTTGCGGACTGAATCAGGATGTGGATTACATCACGGTGACCTTGCTTCCTGCCATCGGGGCTACAACGCCTGCTGACTATGTATTGTGTGACGGCGATGACGCTGACGGACAGGCTCCGTTTAACTTGCTGGATGTAACAAGTCAGGTTTTAGTTGGTTTAGTGCCAACAGATTACTCGGTTTCATACCACCTCACAGCTGATGCTGCCGCGAATGATGAGCCGGGAATCGATCTTTCCACTGATTTCTTGTCCCCAACGCAGACGATTTATGTTAGGGTTGAAAGGATTTCCCTGCCGACTTGTTATGAGGTTATACCGGTGAATCTGGTAGTAACATCGATTGACGATGCTACGATTACTTATGAAGCACAGTATTGCAGCGATGCCGGAACGATCAGTCCGTTGACGGTGGTAACCCCTGGCACGTTTACAGCTACGGGTGGCCTTAACATTGCGGCAGATGGTACCATTACGCTTACCGGAAGTGAAGAAGGATTGTACACTATTACGAATACTACTGCCGGTGCTTGCAGCGATACAAAAACTGCGGATATCACCATTGTGCGCAGGCATACAGCTGGGTTCAACTACGGCACTGCAGGTACTTTATATTGTAAGGATGGCGGTACCGTTTCTCCGCAGTTCACAGGGAACTTCTCGCAAGCCGGTACTTTCACCGTGGTAGATGGAGACGGCAACCTTTCAATTGATCCAAACACAGGTCAGATTACGTTGGCTACCAGTGATGCGGGTGACTATACGATCAAAAACGTTGTTGATAATGGTCCGACATGTTCAGGAGATGAAGCGACGGCAACGATCACAATCGTTGAGGCTGCAACCGGAACTATCGCTTATAACGGAGGGCCTTTCTGTAAAGACGTTACGTCAGTTGCGGTTCAGAATCTGGTTACGCCGGTTTCAGACGCCGGAACATACAGTGTAGACATTCCGGGACTGAGTATCGGTGCTGATGGTACAATCAATCCTTCAGCGAGCCAGGCCAACGATTACGTGGTGACCTATACCCTTGACATTGACGGCTGCGGTATTTACACGACACAGGCAGCAGTTACGATTGTGCCTGAATCGAATATTGAGTTTACTGCAGAATGTAGCGGTAATGATTTTGTGATCACTGCGCTTCCGGTTAACGGGTCTTTCAATCCTGCTTTGGTAACTTATAACTGGACCGGCGGCACGTTTGTCAGTGGTACCGCTACCGGTTCAATCATCGCAAAAGCGGCACCGGCCACTTACACCGTAGAAGTTGTTGCTGATGGTTGTTCGACATTCGCATCGATTGATATCGACGATATTTCCTGTATCATACAGCGAGGAATCTCCCCGAACAACGATACGAAGAACGATTCGTTCGACCTGACCACGCTGAACGTGAAGCACCTTTCAATCTTCAACCGCTACGGTACGGTCGTCTATGAGTTTACCAACTACACCAACCAATGGGTAGGCCAGGACAACTCGGGCGATGAGCTTCCTGACGGCACGTATTTCTATGTGATCGACAAGGCCGACGGCGAGCAGAAGACCGGATGGGTTTACATCAACAGGTAA
- a CDS encoding PorP/SprF family type IX secretion system membrane protein, with translation MKKIQLAALLFLLALIDASAQQDPHYTQYMYNMNVMNPAYAGSKENLSFGLLYRKQWVNVDGAPSTFSFSGSTPVGKNVGVGLSLISDEIGPVKEQNAYGDFSYTLNLGGEHRLALGLKAGATFQRIGLNSEIAPSLPDLDDDAFREDTNNVYLNVGAGFFYYTDRYYVAFSVPNMLKANHLDYNGIKYGTETQHYFLTGGYVFQINPDLKLKPFAMLKSAFNSPSSLDVSLNALFSEKFEIGATYRVDDSFGGMVNYAITPNLRIGYAYDHIISDLKTVTTSSHEIILLFDLNFPKKVSRSPRYF, from the coding sequence ATGAAGAAAATACAATTAGCCGCCTTATTATTCCTGCTTGCCCTGATTGATGCGAGTGCGCAGCAGGATCCCCACTATACGCAGTACATGTATAACATGAACGTGATGAACCCCGCTTATGCCGGATCCAAGGAAAACCTGTCCTTTGGTTTGCTCTACCGCAAGCAGTGGGTCAATGTCGACGGGGCACCTTCCACGTTTTCATTTTCAGGATCTACTCCTGTGGGCAAGAACGTGGGCGTGGGTCTCTCGCTGATCTCCGATGAGATCGGTCCGGTGAAGGAGCAGAACGCATACGGCGACTTCTCCTATACGCTGAACCTTGGCGGTGAGCACCGCCTGGCACTTGGTCTTAAGGCCGGGGCGACATTCCAGCGGATCGGTCTTAACAGCGAGATTGCGCCGAGCCTTCCGGACCTTGACGACGACGCTTTCCGCGAGGACACCAACAATGTGTACCTGAACGTGGGGGCCGGATTCTTTTACTACACCGACCGTTACTACGTGGCGTTTTCGGTCCCGAACATGCTCAAGGCAAACCACCTGGACTACAACGGGATCAAGTACGGTACCGAGACACAGCACTACTTCCTGACGGGAGGTTACGTGTTCCAGATCAACCCTGACCTGAAGCTCAAGCCGTTCGCGATGCTTAAGTCGGCTTTCAACTCGCCGAGCTCGCTTGACGTGTCGCTCAATGCGCTTTTCAGCGAGAAGTTTGAGATCGGGGCGACCTACCGTGTGGATGACAGCTTCGGGGGTATGGTGAACTATGCGATCACGCCGAACCTTAGGATCGGGTATGCTTACGACCACATCATTTCGGATTTGAAGACAGTGACCACGTCCTCACACGAGATCATCCTGCTCTTCGACCTGAATTTCCCGAAAAAGGTATCACGTTCACCAAGATATTTCTAA